Proteins found in one Maridesulfovibrio sp. genomic segment:
- the tssF gene encoding type VI secretion system baseplate subunit TssF, which produces MIEKYYQRELSHLRELAVEFSKTHPALAPMLTGSGADPDVERLLEGSAFLSGMINQKLDDEFPEIIHGLVQLIFPHYLRPIPSTTIVKFTPKPSLMETIRVPVGSQIASIPVSGVPCTFSTTYDVDLHPLTITDVNLKKGAGTSGALTIDLELTGIPLDEWENPTLRFHLTGDAASASSRYKLLFNYIRGIDISSEDGSLCVLPKQSLKAVGFEDDEALLPYPSQSFPGYRILQEYFILPEKFLFFEIDGLGNWRNRGASGKFRITLELEKIPLSFERFTKEDICLFATPAINLFKRDAEPVILDHKRPEYQVRPSGDSGNDYQVYSVDSVTGYVQGTVEEKAYKPFHMFNPQAGELPVYTVHHRRSPVRDKTDLFVSVAYPAQGNDPVTETLSMALTCTNGSLPEKLRYGDISKPTSTSPELASFENIRQPTSPVQPPLGKNLLWRLLSHLYLNYLSVADVESLRAMVKLYVFTDTRDRGAVVANTKRVEAVSGMKVSEGDRLVRGLVMRGREIKMSLNCDGFANSGDLYLFSSVMNRFFSGYASVNCFTKLTVEDTLNKEIYEWTAMIGNRPLL; this is translated from the coding sequence ATGATCGAAAAGTATTATCAGAGGGAACTTAGCCATTTGCGTGAACTTGCGGTGGAGTTTTCAAAGACACACCCCGCACTGGCTCCCATGCTGACCGGATCGGGCGCCGATCCCGATGTTGAAAGGCTGCTGGAAGGTTCAGCATTCCTGTCCGGTATGATCAATCAGAAGCTGGACGATGAATTCCCGGAGATAATACACGGTCTGGTGCAACTTATTTTTCCGCACTACTTAAGGCCGATCCCTTCCACTACAATTGTAAAATTCACCCCGAAACCAAGTTTAATGGAAACCATCCGTGTTCCGGTCGGTTCGCAGATCGCTTCCATACCTGTAAGCGGGGTTCCCTGCACTTTTTCGACTACTTATGATGTTGACCTGCATCCTTTGACCATAACTGATGTAAATTTAAAAAAAGGCGCCGGTACTTCGGGAGCATTGACCATCGATCTTGAGCTTACGGGTATACCGCTTGATGAGTGGGAGAATCCAACCCTGCGCTTTCACCTGACCGGTGATGCCGCCAGTGCTTCAAGCCGTTACAAGCTATTATTTAACTATATCCGTGGAATTGATATCAGCAGTGAAGACGGCAGTCTCTGCGTTCTTCCAAAGCAGAGCCTGAAAGCTGTCGGGTTTGAAGATGATGAAGCGCTGCTGCCTTATCCTTCGCAATCTTTTCCCGGCTATAGAATCCTGCAGGAATATTTTATTTTACCGGAAAAATTTCTTTTCTTTGAGATTGACGGATTGGGAAACTGGCGTAACCGGGGAGCTTCCGGCAAGTTTCGGATTACACTGGAACTCGAGAAGATACCTCTGAGCTTTGAGCGGTTCACCAAAGAAGATATCTGCCTGTTTGCCACTCCGGCCATCAATTTGTTCAAGCGTGACGCAGAGCCTGTGATTCTGGATCATAAGCGCCCGGAATATCAAGTTCGACCGTCCGGTGACTCCGGCAATGACTATCAGGTTTATTCCGTGGATTCGGTGACGGGATACGTGCAGGGCACGGTGGAGGAAAAAGCCTACAAGCCTTTTCATATGTTCAATCCTCAGGCCGGGGAGTTGCCTGTCTACACTGTGCATCACCGTCGTTCTCCGGTGCGCGATAAAACCGATCTTTTTGTCTCCGTTGCCTATCCAGCACAGGGAAATGACCCGGTCACCGAAACTCTTTCCATGGCACTTACCTGCACCAACGGTTCGCTGCCGGAAAAACTGCGCTACGGTGATATCAGCAAGCCAACGAGCACTTCTCCGGAATTGGCTTCGTTTGAGAATATCCGTCAGCCTACATCTCCGGTACAGCCCCCACTGGGTAAGAACCTGCTCTGGCGTCTGCTTTCGCATCTTTATCTCAATTACCTTTCCGTTGCGGATGTGGAAAGCCTGCGGGCCATGGTTAAACTTTATGTCTTTACGGATACCCGTGACCGGGGCGCGGTGGTGGCCAATACCAAACGGGTGGAGGCTGTTTCCGGTATGAAGGTGAGCGAAGGAGACCGTCTGGTGCGGGGGCTGGTCATGCGCGGGCGGGAAATCAAGATGTCTCTTAATTGTGATGGTTTTGCCAATAGCGGCGACTTATATCTTTTCAGTTCAGTGATGAACCGTTTTTTTTCCGGGTATGCATCGGTCAATTGCTTCACAAAGCTGACCGTTGAAGACACTTTAAACAAGGAGATTTACGAGTGGACTGCGATGATCGGGAACCGTCCGCTTCTGTAA
- the tssE gene encoding type VI secretion system baseplate subunit TssE: MITQRLLERIRFMEEDPDWRDSAEPGQVIKSVLDYLRMILNTRQGNAQIANDFGVPDFTSMIGATGLDAVRSIEESMTEVILKYEPRLANVNIQFVPMEDNPLALYFKLQGRLALEGQDMPVVFETVLDPDGQISVKDS, from the coding sequence TTGATCACTCAGCGCTTGCTTGAACGGATACGTTTCATGGAAGAGGACCCGGATTGGCGCGATTCTGCCGAGCCGGGGCAGGTGATTAAGTCTGTGCTGGATTACCTGCGTATGATTTTGAATACCCGGCAGGGAAATGCTCAGATCGCCAATGATTTCGGGGTACCGGACTTTACTTCCATGATCGGGGCTACCGGGCTTGATGCGGTCCGCTCCATCGAGGAATCCATGACCGAGGTCATTCTAAAATATGAACCACGGCTGGCAAACGTGAATATCCAGTTTGTGCCCATGGAAGACAATCCGCTGGCCCTGTATTTCAAGCTGCAGGGCAGGCTTGCCCTTGAAGGACAGGATATGCCTGTCGTGTTTGAGACGGTTCTCGATCCTGACGGTCAGATTTCAGTGAAGGATAGCTAG
- a CDS encoding Hcp family type VI secretion system effector — protein MALTSYMKVTGKTQGQIKGDCTQAGDKKDTMLIYALDHNVEIPKDTHTGLPTGQRIHKPFTVTKHVDNASPKLAQACCKGEQLTVEIDHYHIDATGIEKKYYTIKMEEAIIVNLHSYKPITFLPDNKGYHDMEDVSFTYSKITWTYADGNIEYTDDWKSS, from the coding sequence ATGGCACTTACTTCGTATATGAAGGTAACAGGAAAGACTCAAGGACAGATCAAAGGCGATTGCACACAGGCCGGGGATAAAAAAGATACCATGCTGATCTATGCTTTGGATCATAATGTGGAAATCCCCAAAGACACCCATACCGGCCTTCCCACCGGACAACGTATCCATAAGCCGTTTACCGTGACTAAACACGTGGACAATGCGTCTCCGAAACTGGCTCAGGCCTGTTGTAAAGGGGAACAGCTCACTGTTGAAATCGATCACTACCATATCGATGCGACAGGAATTGAAAAGAAGTACTACACCATCAAGATGGAAGAAGCGATCATAGTCAATCTGCACAGCTACAAGCCGATTACCTTCCTGCCCGATAACAAGGGCTATCACGACATGGAAGATGTGAGCTTCACCTATTCCAAAATTACCTGGACCTACGCTGACGGTAATATTGAATATACCGACGACTGGAAATCCAGCTAG
- the tssC gene encoding type VI secretion system contractile sheath large subunit, translating into MAEEKLEQQQDAGSTAEVSLLDDIVEATKLKPEDEAYSVTKAGLQAFLEEMIKPERQGAKVSGNLVDDMLAQIDEKLSSQMDSIIHNKDFQKMESSWRSLKFLIDRTNFRENVRIQMMNVSKEDLLDDFDDAPEITKSGLYKQAYTAEYGQFGGQPFGAIIGNYDFGPGPQDMKLLQYTASVSAMAHAPFIAAAGPDFFGIEKWSELPNLKDLKSIFEMPQYTKWNSFRESDDARNVGLTLPKFLLRLPYGPETLPAKSFNYQETVSNGDDDFCWGNTAFAFASKLTDSFAKYRWCANIIGPQGGGAVEDLPLYQYEAMGAVQTKIPTQVLLSERREFELAEEGFIGLTMRKGSDNAAFFSANSCQKPKFFGTSKEGKEAELNYKLSTQLPYMMIMDRLAHYIKVIQRENIGTWKERGDLERELNTWISQYVTEMDNPAPSVRSRRPLRMAKIEVSDVEGDPGWYQVSLKARPHFKYMGAAFTLSLVGKLEKE; encoded by the coding sequence ATGGCAGAAGAAAAACTCGAACAACAGCAGGATGCCGGATCAACAGCTGAGGTTTCGCTTCTTGATGATATTGTGGAAGCCACCAAGCTCAAACCCGAAGACGAAGCTTATTCCGTGACCAAGGCCGGTTTGCAGGCTTTTCTTGAAGAAATGATTAAGCCTGAACGTCAGGGTGCCAAGGTTTCCGGTAATCTGGTTGATGATATGCTGGCCCAGATTGATGAAAAGCTTTCATCCCAGATGGACAGCATCATCCACAATAAGGATTTCCAGAAAATGGAGTCTTCGTGGCGTTCGTTGAAATTTTTGATAGACCGCACCAACTTCCGGGAAAATGTGCGCATCCAGATGATGAATGTTTCCAAGGAAGATCTTCTGGACGATTTTGACGATGCCCCGGAAATCACCAAATCCGGCCTCTACAAGCAGGCTTATACCGCAGAATACGGACAGTTTGGGGGACAGCCATTCGGAGCGATTATCGGGAATTACGATTTCGGTCCCGGCCCGCAGGATATGAAACTGCTGCAGTATACCGCATCGGTTTCGGCCATGGCTCACGCGCCGTTTATCGCCGCTGCCGGCCCTGATTTTTTCGGCATTGAGAAATGGAGCGAGCTGCCCAATCTCAAGGATCTGAAGTCTATTTTTGAAATGCCGCAATACACTAAGTGGAATTCTTTCCGTGAATCGGATGATGCCCGCAACGTGGGGCTGACCCTGCCTAAATTCCTGTTACGGCTTCCTTATGGACCGGAGACCCTTCCGGCCAAGAGCTTTAATTATCAGGAAACTGTTTCAAACGGCGATGATGATTTCTGCTGGGGCAACACTGCATTTGCTTTTGCCTCCAAGTTGACGGATTCATTCGCTAAATACCGCTGGTGCGCCAATATAATCGGTCCTCAGGGCGGCGGGGCAGTGGAAGATCTACCCCTGTATCAGTATGAGGCAATGGGAGCGGTGCAGACCAAGATTCCTACGCAGGTCCTGCTTTCCGAACGTCGGGAATTCGAGCTTGCCGAGGAAGGCTTTATCGGTTTGACCATGCGTAAAGGCAGCGATAACGCAGCCTTCTTTTCTGCCAACTCCTGCCAGAAACCGAAGTTCTTCGGCACCAGCAAAGAAGGCAAGGAAGCCGAACTCAACTACAAGCTCTCCACTCAGTTGCCCTACATGATGATTATGGACCGTCTGGCTCATTACATCAAAGTCATCCAGCGTGAAAACATAGGTACGTGGAAGGAACGCGGCGATCTGGAACGTGAGCTTAATACCTGGATTTCCCAGTATGTCACCGAGATGGACAATCCTGCCCCCAGTGTACGCAGTCGCCGTCCCTTACGCATGGCCAAAATCGAGGTCAGTGATGTGGAAGGAGATCCGGGCTGGTATCAGGTCTCCCTGAAGGCCCGCCCGCATTTCAAGTATATGGGAGCCGCTTTTACCCTTTCACTGGTGGGCAAGCTGGAAAAGGAATAG
- the tssB gene encoding type VI secretion system contractile sheath small subunit: MAKEGSVAPKERVNIVYKPETGDAKEEVELPLKLLVVGDFTQKDDDRMVEDRDPVNIDKDNFNEVLKAQDLDLKLSVEDKLSGEADAQMAVNLKFNSLKDFDPDRIIQQVPELQKLMELREALKALKSPLSNVPEFRKKVQELVKDDGAREKLLKELGIE; this comes from the coding sequence ATGGCTAAAGAAGGTTCCGTAGCACCCAAGGAGCGGGTCAATATCGTTTACAAGCCCGAAACCGGGGATGCCAAAGAAGAGGTTGAGCTTCCTTTAAAGTTGCTGGTGGTAGGCGATTTTACCCAGAAGGATGATGACCGCATGGTCGAGGACCGTGATCCGGTAAATATCGATAAGGACAATTTCAACGAAGTACTCAAGGCTCAGGATCTGGATCTGAAACTCAGCGTCGAAGATAAACTTAGCGGTGAAGCCGATGCGCAGATGGCGGTCAACCTCAAGTTTAACAGCCTTAAGGATTTTGATCCGGACCGGATTATCCAGCAGGTTCCTGAGCTGCAGAAACTCATGGAACTGCGCGAGGCCCTGAAAGCCCTGAAAAGTCCGCTCTCAAACGTGCCGGAATTCAGGAAAAAGGTTCAGGAACTGGTCAAGGATGACGGCGCGCGCGAAAAACTGCTTAAAGAACTTGGAATCGAGTAG
- the tssA gene encoding type VI secretion system protein TssA, with amino-acid sequence MELLNLGRKPISDAKPAGDDARYDQEYDLLQQEIDKLASATAGGAVDWKNVIKLGSVILSTKSKDLKVASYVGVGLLQLKGIEGLSAGTQILLDLVTNFWDTLYPVKKRMRGRFGAITWWMENAEKFIKKYDGPELHKDVIDLLVKRIEDLDSTLAEKSDDAPVLHELSNYVDRLPVESSPEPEPEQPEPVEENAVPESTDSSAAASAPQVAVSVGAISSSEECVAGFKAGLFALSPVSEYLLANDLADPNGYRLRRMIAWAPITSQPPAENGRTMIPAPDGPVKESISSQLKSGDFAGALRAAESRVGEYLFWLDLSRMSAQALKGLGEDYSSALSALEMETQFYVQRLPGLGSLSFADGSSFADAKTRSWLQSLGKSGGSTGGTETGTDQTTEIMAKANQLASSKKLLEAISLICGMINTSNSLRSVFRLRTGLTALLTAEGQVGVGKVHAAGLLEHIDSFGLEQWEPELALSGLLAAYEAVVAEGGPDSAAKSVEILQRISRLSPVEGLKINGVN; translated from the coding sequence ATGGAACTTTTAAATCTGGGCCGGAAGCCGATAAGCGATGCAAAACCGGCCGGGGATGATGCCCGATACGATCAGGAATACGACCTGCTGCAGCAGGAGATAGACAAACTCGCCAGCGCAACTGCCGGAGGAGCCGTTGATTGGAAAAATGTGATCAAACTCGGTTCTGTCATTCTGAGCACTAAATCCAAGGACCTGAAAGTCGCTTCCTATGTCGGGGTCGGGCTGCTGCAACTCAAAGGGATAGAGGGCCTTTCCGCCGGGACGCAGATTCTGCTCGATCTGGTTACAAATTTCTGGGATACCCTTTATCCGGTCAAAAAGCGCATGCGCGGAAGATTCGGGGCGATCACTTGGTGGATGGAAAATGCCGAAAAATTTATAAAAAAATATGACGGCCCCGAATTACACAAAGATGTTATCGACCTTTTGGTTAAGCGAATTGAAGATTTAGACTCGACTTTAGCAGAGAAATCAGACGATGCGCCTGTTCTGCACGAGTTATCAAATTATGTGGATCGATTACCGGTAGAATCATCCCCTGAACCTGAACCTGAACAGCCGGAGCCTGTAGAGGAAAATGCTGTTCCCGAATCGACTGATTCCTCTGCTGCGGCATCAGCTCCGCAGGTCGCCGTAAGTGTGGGGGCGATTAGTTCTTCCGAAGAATGTGTAGCCGGCTTTAAGGCCGGACTTTTCGCATTAAGCCCTGTTTCCGAATATCTTCTTGCCAACGATTTAGCCGATCCAAACGGTTACAGACTGCGCCGCATGATTGCATGGGCGCCGATTACTTCGCAGCCTCCAGCTGAAAACGGACGGACTATGATTCCCGCCCCGGACGGTCCGGTAAAGGAATCAATCTCCAGTCAGCTCAAGTCCGGGGATTTTGCCGGTGCCCTGCGTGCGGCGGAGTCCCGCGTCGGGGAATATCTTTTCTGGCTCGACCTGAGCCGTATGTCCGCACAAGCCCTCAAAGGACTCGGCGAAGATTATAGTTCCGCGCTGTCCGCATTGGAAATGGAAACGCAGTTTTATGTGCAGCGCCTGCCCGGACTGGGGAGCCTCAGCTTTGCCGACGGGTCGTCCTTTGCAGATGCCAAAACCCGTTCCTGGTTGCAGTCACTGGGCAAAAGTGGGGGCAGTACGGGAGGAACGGAGACGGGAACGGATCAAACAACTGAAATAATGGCTAAAGCGAACCAATTGGCCTCAAGTAAGAAATTATTGGAGGCAATATCCCTTATTTGTGGTATGATTAATACATCTAACTCCTTGCGGTCTGTTTTTAGACTGCGCACCGGTTTGACCGCTTTGCTTACCGCAGAAGGGCAGGTCGGGGTTGGTAAAGTACATGCCGCCGGGCTGCTGGAGCATATTGATTCTTTCGGCCTTGAGCAGTGGGAGCCGGAACTGGCTTTATCCGGGTTGCTTGCCGCTTATGAAGCGGTAGTGGCGGAAGGCGGGCCGGATTCGGCTGCAAAGAGCGTTGAAATTTTACAGCGAATCAGCAGGCTCAGTCCTGTTGAGGGTCTGAAGATAAACGGAGTTAATTAG
- the serS gene encoding serine--tRNA ligase, translating into MLDLKFVQNNLDVVRESLEKRGSKLDVNEFSDLDSRRRALLQEVESLKAERNSSSGEIAKIKREGGDASEIIAHMGEVSGKIKALDEDLKDIESAESEWLSAVPNIPDESVPLGKSEDDNPVIRHWGEKPEFDFTPREHWDLAVELGGVDFERAAKLTGARFAVLKKWGARLERALTSFMVDVQTGDHGYTEVIPPYIVNRDSLFGTGQLPKFAEDLFKLEDWEYFLIPTAEVPLTNLHRDEVLNEEDLSVAYCAPTPCFRSEAGSYGKDTKGLIRQHQFHKVEMVRFAHPDKSFEELEKMTGHAEEILKRLGLHYRVITLCTGDMGFGSAKTYDIEVWLPGQDKYREISSCSNCVDFQARRANIKFQPKDSKKKQFVHTLNGSGLAVGRTFVAVVENYQQKDGSIVVPEALRPYMGGMEVITAD; encoded by the coding sequence ATGCTCGATTTGAAATTTGTACAGAACAATCTGGATGTAGTTCGCGAAAGCCTTGAGAAAAGAGGCTCTAAACTTGATGTTAATGAATTCAGCGATCTGGATTCCCGCCGCAGGGCCCTCCTGCAGGAAGTGGAATCCCTCAAGGCCGAGCGCAACTCCTCCTCCGGCGAGATTGCAAAGATAAAAAGGGAAGGTGGTGATGCCTCTGAAATTATTGCCCATATGGGTGAAGTTTCCGGCAAAATCAAAGCCCTTGATGAAGATCTTAAAGATATTGAAAGCGCAGAGAGCGAATGGCTTTCCGCTGTCCCGAATATTCCTGATGAATCCGTGCCTCTCGGTAAATCCGAGGACGATAATCCTGTAATCCGGCACTGGGGCGAAAAGCCAGAGTTCGATTTCACCCCGCGTGAACATTGGGATCTGGCCGTAGAATTGGGCGGTGTTGATTTTGAACGCGCCGCAAAGCTCACCGGAGCCCGTTTTGCCGTGCTCAAGAAATGGGGCGCAAGGCTGGAGAGAGCGCTGACATCTTTCATGGTTGATGTGCAGACCGGAGACCACGGTTATACCGAAGTGATTCCTCCCTACATCGTGAACCGTGACTCTCTTTTCGGTACAGGACAGCTGCCCAAGTTCGCCGAGGATCTTTTTAAGCTGGAAGACTGGGAATATTTCCTGATTCCCACAGCGGAAGTGCCCTTGACCAACCTGCACCGGGATGAAGTGCTCAATGAAGAAGATCTGTCTGTCGCTTACTGTGCGCCTACTCCATGCTTCCGCTCCGAAGCAGGGTCCTACGGTAAGGATACCAAAGGGTTGATCCGTCAGCACCAGTTCCACAAAGTGGAGATGGTCCGTTTCGCCCATCCTGATAAGTCTTTTGAAGAGCTTGAAAAAATGACCGGACATGCCGAAGAGATTCTCAAACGTCTCGGATTGCATTACCGGGTTATTACCCTGTGCACCGGCGATATGGGTTTCGGTTCCGCCAAGACCTACGACATTGAAGTATGGCTGCCCGGACAGGATAAGTACCGTGAAATTTCTTCCTGCTCCAACTGCGTGGACTTTCAGGCTCGCCGCGCCAACATCAAATTCCAGCCCAAGGACAGCAAGAAAAAACAGTTCGTCCATACCTTGAACGGTTCCGGTCTAGCTGTTGGGCGTACCTTTGTGGCTGTGGTTGAAAACTACCAGCAGAAAGACGGCTCCATTGTAGTTCCTGAAGCTCTGCGTCCTTACATGGGCGGTATGGAAGTTATTACCGCAGATTAG
- a CDS encoding CinA family protein, which produces MLNIIIPSIGKILVERNWTMSTAESCTGGLVAATLTDFSGSSAWFSGAVVAYSNEIKNSLLHVPEEELIEHGAVSEPVVKAMAKGVCDALNTEVGISLSGIAGPTGGTSDKPVGTVWMGWQVNGKNYAEKLVFSGDRKSVKDQSLQTVLEKLLKILQEN; this is translated from the coding sequence ATGCTTAATATCATCATACCATCTATCGGAAAAATTCTCGTTGAAAGGAACTGGACCATGTCCACCGCAGAATCATGCACAGGGGGTCTTGTTGCCGCCACACTGACCGATTTTTCAGGCAGTTCCGCATGGTTTTCAGGGGCCGTGGTAGCATATTCAAACGAAATAAAAAATTCGCTTCTGCATGTGCCTGAAGAAGAACTTATCGAACACGGCGCGGTAAGCGAGCCAGTAGTCAAAGCCATGGCGAAAGGTGTTTGCGACGCTTTGAATACCGAAGTGGGGATTTCCCTTTCCGGTATTGCCGGACCCACAGGAGGCACCTCTGATAAACCGGTGGGCACGGTCTGGATGGGCTGGCAGGTGAACGGCAAAAATTATGCTGAGAAATTGGTTTTCAGCGGTGACCGCAAAAGCGTTAAAGATCAAAGCCTACAAACAGTACTCGAAAAACTGCTGAAAATTCTGCAAGAGAATTAA
- a CDS encoding carbohydrate porin, producing the protein MKKILILISVLVLSCVNTGFCRDSLRSTLNLHGQQNEKEQSDLLDEFRDAWSEVQDVTGPLTIEGDVLGYAQSYGSAKIDGDTKNGNSYGAYKARVRLHWSPIEDGEFFFQVQGGASDLYSNPSRRGMVASPLNSQASRTSPGGEASISDVLYTQHFADKKIFVSLGWTDPESFMDGNRFAGNGRTQFVNSMFNNEPIFDGIDSNLPIIAVGFNPREEFSFTMLAQSTTYAGRPDDQRKGDLEDMADSPLIGGQLTYSPSFGKLKGNYRFFGWTNTYDQPRLDGGEESANWGIAFNMDQDITEDFGIFARLGKGNGAINNITWTWSAGTNWQGPLPMREQDVWGVAAGGVQGNKHTDNTDMEFHYETYYQVKLTDYFSIVPDVTYVTNSNANRNNDDILFGMLKFFFTFSTPGS; encoded by the coding sequence ATGAAAAAGATACTGATCCTGATCAGCGTCCTTGTTCTCAGCTGTGTAAATACCGGTTTCTGCCGTGATTCCCTGCGCTCCACACTGAACCTTCATGGTCAGCAGAATGAGAAGGAGCAGTCCGATCTGCTTGATGAGTTCCGTGATGCATGGAGCGAAGTACAGGATGTCACAGGACCACTGACCATTGAAGGGGACGTTCTCGGTTATGCACAGAGTTACGGAAGCGCAAAGATTGACGGTGATACCAAGAACGGAAATTCCTACGGTGCGTACAAGGCTCGGGTAAGGCTACACTGGTCGCCGATTGAGGATGGAGAATTCTTCTTTCAAGTTCAGGGCGGCGCTTCAGACCTCTATAGCAATCCTTCCCGACGGGGGATGGTGGCTTCGCCCCTCAACTCACAGGCTTCGCGGACCAGTCCCGGTGGGGAAGCCTCCATTTCGGACGTGCTTTACACGCAGCATTTCGCGGACAAAAAAATTTTTGTATCACTGGGTTGGACCGACCCGGAATCCTTTATGGACGGCAACCGCTTTGCCGGAAACGGGCGCACTCAGTTCGTAAACTCCATGTTTAACAATGAGCCCATTTTTGACGGCATCGACTCCAACCTGCCGATCATCGCGGTAGGCTTTAATCCTCGTGAAGAGTTCAGTTTCACCATGCTGGCCCAGTCCACCACCTACGCGGGACGTCCTGATGATCAGAGAAAAGGCGATTTGGAAGATATGGCCGACAGCCCGCTCATAGGCGGACAGCTGACATATTCGCCCAGCTTTGGTAAACTGAAAGGTAATTACCGCTTCTTCGGCTGGACCAATACCTACGACCAGCCGCGTCTCGACGGCGGAGAAGAATCCGCCAACTGGGGTATCGCCTTCAATATGGATCAGGATATAACCGAAGACTTCGGTATTTTTGCCAGACTCGGCAAGGGAAACGGAGCGATCAACAACATCACATGGACATGGTCAGCCGGTACTAACTGGCAGGGCCCGCTGCCCATGCGTGAGCAGGATGTCTGGGGCGTTGCCGCCGGAGGAGTACAGGGCAACAAACATACGGATAATACTGACATGGAATTTCATTACGAGACTTATTATCAGGTCAAACTGACCGATTATTTTTCCATAGTCCCGGATGTGACCTATGTAACCAACTCCAATGCCAACAGAAATAATGATGATATATTGTTCGGAATGTTGAAATTTTTCTTCACGTTTTCCACACCCGGTTCATAA
- the thpR gene encoding RNA 2',3'-cyclic phosphodiesterase, with translation MKKIRTFIAHPAPEEWIEIIGEALPTLREGLNSRVSWVKPENMHFTLKFLGSVEEEKLTGVDQVLKNIPVDNFKISAAGAGFFPGPENPYTIWIGMAEGTSQFCSTAAAVETGLKGLGFRPNKKSCHAHLTLGRVKRQAADDWKALAEKINHIELPEAHLSMFNLYKSVLTPDGPVYSVLKKYS, from the coding sequence ATGAAAAAGATACGCACATTTATTGCACATCCCGCTCCGGAAGAGTGGATAGAGATAATAGGCGAGGCATTACCTACCCTGCGTGAAGGTCTAAACTCCAGAGTCTCGTGGGTAAAGCCCGAGAACATGCATTTCACCCTGAAGTTTCTGGGCAGCGTCGAGGAAGAAAAACTGACCGGGGTGGATCAGGTACTGAAAAATATCCCGGTTGACAACTTTAAAATTTCAGCGGCAGGGGCTGGATTCTTCCCCGGACCTGAAAATCCGTACACCATCTGGATAGGTATGGCAGAAGGAACAAGTCAGTTCTGCTCCACCGCCGCCGCAGTTGAAACCGGACTTAAGGGACTCGGATTCCGGCCAAACAAAAAATCCTGCCACGCCCACCTGACCCTCGGCAGGGTCAAAAGACAGGCTGCGGACGATTGGAAAGCACTGGCCGAAAAAATAAATCATATTGAGCTACCCGAAGCCCATCTAAGTATGTTTAATCTATATAAAAGCGTACTCACACCCGACGGACCGGTTTATTCCGTACTTAAGAAATACAGCTGA